The genomic segment AGTTGATTTCGTTGTGGATCAGCTTCGAACTTCTGTGGTTTAAGAGAAGCAACGTGAGTAGACAACGAAGGAGAGCTTTTCGGGCTTCCGATGCTGTGGATTATGACAGGACAGCGGATCAACCGGTAGCAACCTCAACGAATGATGAGAGTCGCGAAGTATCCTTAGATCCTGAACAAGATGACCTGCCAACTGGCATGGAATTTTGGAAAGAACAACAGCCACCGCACCACGGTTAAGTTTGTGGCAATAAAAATGCGTCTGAGAGTAAAACTCAGACGCATTTTTATATGTGCACAGATACTTATTGCTGGAGGCGCTTCTGCTCCTGCAGGAGGTCACGGATCTCAGTGAGAAGTTCAGCTTCGATGGAAGCTGGTGCTTCTTCTTCCTCTTCAACGCCCTTGCGCTTTGCTAGTGCTTCGTTCAGCTTGTTCATTGGAGCAACAAGAATGAAGTAAACGATGCCAGCAACGATGAGGAAGTTGATTGCTGCAGTGATGACTGCACCGAAATCAACAAAGGTTGCTTCATTGCCAGAGCGGATGTAGAAGCCGAGGCCTTCTACGTCAGTGCTGCCAATAGAGGCGATGAGGGGGTTGATGATGGAGTCGGAAAATGCAGTCACGATTGCAGTGAAAGCGGTACCGATGACCACAGCAACTGCGAGCTCGATGACATTACCGCGGAGGATGAAATCTCTAAAACCTTTAAGCATGGTTGTTACTCCTGACAATATTGTGGACAGTGTGATCGACAAATGCACCTTAGCGGAAAGTTCACTTTTTTGAACAGGGAACTATTCTTCGGCTATGTTATTGTGCGCGCGATCCCCAGTGAGAACTACTGCGAGGGGAGTGTTGAGCGACCTAGCTGCAACGTTTTCTGCGATTGTTTTTGGAAGCGCTATCAAGATAGTTGAAGGGTCGTCTCCTCCTGCCAGAATTACCTTTCCACCTGCAGCGATAGTCTCTGGGAGACCGCTGTCTGAGTCTTGGGAGACAACAGAGATTGTGTCTCCATGCTGAAGGAGCGGGATGACAGAGGGTTCCGCCAAAGTGAGTGGAACCATGTTAATTTCCTCGGACAAAGAATCTTCAGTGACGTTAGACACAACTGAGTTTATCAATTCTGTTCCTACGAATCGAGGTTTCGTGGCGATTTCCCCGGAACTCAGCGTAGAGGCTGCAACTAAGCCAATCACGTCATCTTCTGTAGTGAAAGCATTTTTGGGTAAGTGGGGGCTCGGGATCTCGCGTAGCCCTATATCGGTTGCTTCCACTTTTGACCCCGCAGCAATATCTTGTAAAACCACTACTACCTGCGGGTCTTGTTTTATTAAGGAATGCACGAACATGAGTGCAGCAATTCCGAGCAGGATGCTTGCGATAATTCTTCTTAAAACGAGAGTTCGGTGCCAGCTTGGGGTGGTGAGAGTCTTTTTTAAGTCCATACTTAGTTGGACTGATTTTTAGGCTCCGAGGTTCCGTACTCCTGCGGGGGTGATGATGGCATTGACAGGGAGATCGTGTTCTTCGGTGGAAATATCATCTCGAATTTCACCATTGAACAACAAAGTAACTATGTCAGCCTTGACTCCTGTGGCGAGTGCACGATCGTAGAAGCCGCCGCCTTTTCCTAAACGAACTCCATCGGGGGTGCAGGCTAATGCTGGGGCGATGACGAGATCGCAAAAATTGAGGGCTTCTGGCCCAAGTCTGGTTCCGCTTGGCTCTTGGATGCCAAAAGCACCTGGAATTAAGCTGGTAGGGCCTTCATAAAGCGCCCAGTCCAGCCGACGATCTTCGAGCGAGACTGGCAGGATGAGCGCGGGCGTTGCGGCGTGGAGGGCGTCGAGAAGCAATCTGCCGCCTGGTTCGGTACGAACCGGCACATAAGCAGCAATCCTTTTGGGCTGTTTTGAGCGGATGTAATAAGAAACATTGGCAATGATGGCTGCGTTTTCCCGTGAGCGGGTGACTTCGTCCATATTGGCGCGAGCATCAAGGAGCTTGACGCGCAGTTCCTGCTTAGTTTGGCTCATAAATATAAGGATAACCGTTATTTTCGGAGGGGCACGATGTTTGGTGATTCATTGGCGGGTAATGTTGTCTGCATGAGTTTGCCTATCGATGAGCACGTGAACGCGGTAAAAACCGTTGTGGTGCCTGCTGCAGGAATGGGAACCCGATTCCTTCCAGCCACGAAGACCGTACCCAAGGAGCTTCTTCCAGTGGTAGATACCCCTGGTATTGAGCTAATTGCTGCTGAAGCTGCTGACCTTGGTGCAACCCGCTTGGCTATAATCACCGCGCCGAATAAGGCGGGTGTACTTGCACACTTTGAGCGTTTTCTGGAATTAGAGGAAACTCTTACAGAGCGTGGCAAGACTGAGCAGGTGGCAAAGATTCGTCGCGCTGCTGATTTAATTGATGCTGTTCCAGTGACTCAGGAGAAGCCTTTGGGCTTGGGTCATGCTGTTGGCTTGGCGGAATCTGTGCTGGATGATGATGAAGATGTCGTCGCAGTCATGCTGCCAGATGATCTTGTGCTGCCAACTGGTGTGATGGAACGCATGGCGGAAGTGCGCGCTAAATTGGGCGGTTCTGTGCTGTGCGCCGTTGAGGTTGCAGAGGAAGATGTCTCCAAATACGGCATTTTCGAAATCGAAGCGGATACCGCAGATGATGATGTGAAAAAGGTCAATGGCATGGTGGAAAAGCCTGCCACCGCTGATGCGCCGTCCCGCTTTGCTGCAACTGGTCGCTACCTGCTTGACCGCAAGATCTTTGATGCGCTGCGTCGCATTACTCCAGGTGCTGGCGGCGAGCTGCAGCTCACCGATGCAATTGATTTGCTTATCGACGAGGGCCATCCGGTTCATATCGTGATTCACAAGGGCAAGCGCCACGATCTTGGCAACCCTGGTGGATACATTCCAGCTTGTGTTGATTTTGGGTTGTCTCACCCTGTTTATGGACCTCAGCTCAAGCGCGCCATTAAGCAAATTTTGGCTGAGCATGAGGCTCTTGACGATTCTCAAGTAAAGTAGCTGCCTGGTTCCGATTAGGAGGTCCGTAGTGCGATCAGTCGAACAACAGCTATCCCTTGTCACTCAGGCAGCGGTAGCTCCCGAACCAGTACGCATCGCTATTGCTGAAGCGCTCGGTTTGATGTGCGCGGAAGAGGTTCAAGCCACTCGAGCTTTGCCCGGTTTCGCGCAAGCAGCGATTGATGGTTACGCGGTACGAGCGGTTGATGTCGGGGGCGAGAAATCGCTGAGTCAGCAGCTGCCCGTTGCTCCTCCGGAGAAATCTTTGCCTGTGGTGGGTGAAGTAGCTGCAGGTTCTCAGCAACCTTTACGTTTGCAGCCAAAGCAGGCAGTGATGGTTCATACTGGTGCGCCATTGCCAATGCTTGCTGATGCGGTTTTACCGATGGCATGGTCAGATCGTGGTCGAAAGCGTGTGACCGCGCAGCGTCCTGTTCGTTCCGGCGAATTCGTGCGTAAAGAGGGCGATGATATCCAGCCTGGAGACATCGCAGTCAGCGCTGGAGCCGTGCTAGGACCCGCTCAAATTGGGTTGCTTGCTGCTGTCGGCCGCTCCAAAGTACTGGTTTATCCACGTCCGCGGATGTCAGTGATTTCAGTTGGCGCAGAATTAGTTGATATCGATCGCCAGCCAGGCCTTGGCCAAGTATTTGATGTGAATTCTTATTCTTTAGCTGCTGCCGGTAGGGAAGCTGGAGCGGATGTCTATCGCTACGGCATCGCTGCTGGTGAACCTCGGCGTATCAAAGAGATCATTGAATCTCAGATGCTGCGTTCTGAAATCATTGTGATCACTGGGGCAGTCGGTGGTTCTGGTTCTGCAGATGTGCGCCAAGTTCTCAGCGAACTTGGCGAGATCGATACGGAACGGGTAGCAATGCACCCTGGGTCGGTTCAAGGTTTCGGGCTTTTGGGTGAGAACAAGACACCATGTTTCTTGTTGCCATCTAATCCTTTGGCCTCCCTGGTTATTTTTGAAACTTTTGTCCGCCCGTTGGTTCGGATGAGCCTGGGCAAGAGCAATGCAGCACGCCGAGTGGTGCGTGCTCGTGCTCTCAACCATGTGGTGTCTGTCGCTGGGCGAAAAGGTTTTATTCGATCTCGTCTTATGCGCGATGCAGAAACTCAGGATTACCTGGTGGAAGCATTGGGAGGTGCCACAGGTGCTCCTTCCCATCTTTTAGCTGGACTTTCTGAGGCGAACGGCATGATTCGTATTCCAGAAGATGTTACGGAAATCCGACCAGGCGATGTTGTAGACGTGATCTTCCTTGCCCAAGGCAGATAGTTTAATGCGTAATGCCCCGTCTGTGCCGACGCATTTTCGCCACCCCGGATGGCCAGAATCAACCCCCACTGTCACGTTGCCAGATGGGGGAGTGCTCCGGTTACGGCCTTTGAAGCGCCGTGATTTCCGCGCCTGGTCAGATTTGCGCATGCGGGATAAGGAATTTCTGAAACCCGTGGAACCGACAGTTCCCACCTCGTGGCGCGAGGCTCATTCGCGTTTAGCCTGGTGGGATAACGTGAGTTATCTCTTGAAAGCGGCGCGCCAAGGCACCGTAGTTCCGTTGGTCATTGAGCTGGATGGTCGCTTTGTTGGGCAATTAACAATCGGAAATATCCAACACGGTGGCATCTCAGATGCCTGGATTGGTTATTGGGTATCGAGCACGGTGACGGGGCGGGGTATCGCCACCGCCGCCTGCGCGCTCGGCGTTGATCATGCTTTTCGACGCATCGGTCTGCATCGTTTAACCGCGACCTATTTGCCCAGCAACCCAGCTTCCGGAAAAGTACTAGCTCATAGCGGTTTCCGGGAAGAAGGATATCTCATCCGTAATTTGCATATCGATGGAAAATGGATGGACCATCATTTCGTAGCGGTGCTGGCAGATGAGTATTCCATTACTGCAGTGGAGCGTTTAACACGTGAAGGCAGACTACGCCGTTGACTTTTAATGCAGTTAGTTTTTCGGCGTGGCACTCAGTGTGCTATTAAGTTTGCCGATACCCTCGAGATCAGTTTTAAAATTTGCACCCATACGGGAAGGTTAGGTGCTCCACGTGTCCGGATTCCTTGTGATCGGCCTGATTGTGGTGGTGTGGCTTGTAGTGCTCGCACCACTGCTTCTTCGTGGCCAAAAGCCAATTGTTAAGGCTGGCGAAGCCTTCGATGACACTCGTGTCATTTCTGAAGGTGGAAGCAATATTCCTGCGCCTCGACGTCTCGGCGTCAGCCCTGATCACGCAGATGAAGATGAAGAATCAGATGAACTTGTAGATGACTACGAGATCGTCGATTCTCCAAGTATTTTCCGTCCGCGTAAAGAAGAGCGCTTCGAAGAAGACCTCGATGCGGATATGGAAATGGATGACGATATTGAAGTCTCCCTTGAAGACGAAGAATATGTTGAGCCAGCTCCCGTTGTAGAAGTATCTCAGGAATGGAACGTGGAAGAGCATTATGACTTGGATGATGCTCACACCACTCCACTTGATCAGCTACACCCTGCAGCTCGAGCACGTGCCTATGAAGACTATCGCTCAGAAGAACAAGCACAACCAGTCGCTGAAGAATACGAAAGCGATTCGGAACTGACTGAGGAAGACGTTGCTTTTGCAGCACGTCGCCGTGGTCGTGGCTATTACGACCCAGAAGCCGATCGAGAGTTTGCTGCCTCGCAGTACATCCGTCGCCAGCGCACATTGCTGGGGCTTGTCGCAGCCGTGGTTATCACTGTCATTTTAGGATTCGTCTTCGGCGGTGGAGTATGGGCACTGACAGCGATTGCCGCTGCATCTACAGTCGTGTACCTGATGGCATTGCGCAGCCAGGTGCGTGCAGAAAATGAATTGCGTGCACGTCGTATTCGTAGACTACGTCGTTCCAGGATGGGTGTTCGTAGCCCTGAAGATCTGCCGTCACGGCTGCGTCGTCCGGGTGCTGTGGTCTTGGAAATTGATGATGAATCACCAGACTTCGAAGGCCTTGCTACCGTATCTTTGGCAGAAGAAACTCATTACCAAGAGCCAGGCCGCAACGTTCGACACCTAGGTCAACGTCGAGTGAGCTAAGTTCAGGGTAAGGTTGCGGGCTATGCCCAGAACTGCAACCAAGCTTAAAGTTTTTACCTTTTTAGCTGTCCTTGTGGCAGCTTTTAATTTACGCTCTGCCATTGTCTCTGTGGGCGCAGTTCTTGATGAGCTGGTCCAAGCCTTTGATGCATCCGGTGCTATCGCCGGAATTATTACAGCCATACCAGGAATTGCCTTTGGCATTTTTGGTGTGGCTGCTGTGCCTTTAGCCAAGAAAATTGGCCTCAGTGGTGCCCTTACATCCGGCATGGTGGTGGGGTTGATAGGCCTTGCGATCCGTCCTTGGGTGGGCGATATTTGGGCGTTTATTTTCCTGACTGGTTTCGTGGTCATGGGCATAGCTATCGCAAATATTTTGCTTCCTGCATGGATTAAACTGCATGGTGGGAAAAACACAGTTGCCCTCATGACTGTCTACACCACGGTGCTGGGCGTGGGTTCTACATTGGGGCCATTGTCCACTTTGTTGTTTAACGGTTCGGATGCGTGGCGCTGGGCCATTTTCATCTGGGTTATACCAGCTGCATTGCAAGTGGTTATTTGGCTGCCCATGTGGTGGAACAAGAAATATGATTTTCCTGCTCAAACTGTCACAATAGGATCAGTAGCTAAGATTTGGACATCTCCCACAGCCTTTTTCATCATGCTGTTTTTCGGTTTGCAATCCATGAATGCTTATATCCAAATGGGATGGCTGCCAAAGATCTTCATCGATGCAGGTGTCAGCCCAGCTCATGCATCCATCGGGTTATCCATCGTGGGCATCATGGGCATTGTCGGTGGTATCACGATGCCATTTGCTATTGCGCGAACACGAAATAAAAACTTGGTGTGGTTCCCCGTAGTCTTCGGGATTTCGATGTTCTTGGGCTACGTAGGCACCTGGTTATGGCCAGCACAGGGCTGGTTCTTATGGTCTTTCTTCTTAGGCTTTGGAGGTTTGTGCTTCCCAATGGCTATTGCCTTGATCCCAGCACGGACACGAGACCCGAGAATCACTGCAAGTTTGTCCGGTTTTGCACAGCCAGTGGGATATATTCTTGCCGCCCTGGGACCTTTGGCCGTGGGAGCTATTTATCAAGCACTTGGATCATGGTCTGAAATCCTTATTGGCCTAGCATTAGGAACTATTGTGCTGTCCATTGTGGGCTTTAGAGCAGCACGAAATCTGATGGTCGATGATGAACTAGCGATCCCAAATTAAGCGTCAAGATAAGAATGAGAGTCAAGGCTGATGTACGCTGTCAACCATGGATAAACCGGTCGTGAGGGATGCAGCCCTGCTGATTTTCCGTGCTGTGATTGGTGTGATTTTTGTGGCGCACGGGTGGGAAAAGCTATTTATTTCTGGAGTGACGCAAGCAACAGGGCAGTTTTCGGCCTGGGGTGTGCCTCAGCCCAAGTTGTCAGTATGGATTGCCTCCATTGCTGAACTGCTGGGAGGAGCTTTCCTCGTGGTAGGTCTGCTCACCACATTTGTTGCTGGAGCCTTGGCTCTACTTATCGCAGCTGCCATCTATTTCGTGCATTTAAGCTCAGGATTTTTCACCGTAGATAACGGCATTGAATTCCCCTTGCTCATCATCGTGTCTTTGCTCATGATTGTGGTGTTCGGATCTGGCAGAGCAAGTGTTGACGGGGTGCTCACGCGTGGTTGACTGTAGTGCCATTCAAGCTGCTTTATCGGCAAAATTGGATGGGGAGCCTCCTGGCCTGGAGGACACCGTAATCGAAGCACACTTAGCTAATTGCGAGGAGTGCCGAAATTACTACAACCGTGCCGCCGAGTTGAACAGAATGCTCAACTTTTGTGTTGCCGAACCACGGACATTAACTCCACCGGATCTCTCTGCGATTATTTTGGCAGAGGTGGAGCCGGAGTGGCGTAAGCATGCCAATGCCAGAGTCATTGGGGCCATGTTGTCTCGAGTGGTGCTGGTAATTTTAGGCGTGGCATATTTGGCGTGGGGAGTAATCCAGCTGGGGGACACGACGTCGATAAGCGTGCAAGAAGACCCGCTTACCTCGCGGCTTGTCGCAGAGGCCGTGGCCTTCCGCTTTGGTCTTGCTGTCGGCCTGTTTTTCGCGGCGTGGAAGCCTAGAATTATTGCTGGCTTGCTGCCTGTTTTTGCCACGATGTGGACATTTAGTGCTGGTTTTGCAGCCCGTGATCTGGTGTTTGGTGTGGCGGATTCGCAGACTGGATGGTCGCTTGCGCTGCTTCTTATTTCTACCGTTGTACTGGCATTGGCCTGGGTGAACAGTTTTGGAACAGGCGTTTTCCGTCGCACATGGAATTCATTAAACGCCACACCCGCCTAAGCTGGGGGCCATGAGTTTTGCTGAACACGCAATCATTTGGCAGGTCTACCCATTAGGAGCCTTGGGTGCTCCGATTAGGCCTGAAGCCCCAGAACCTGTCACGCACCGCTTACCCAATCTCGCTAGCTGGCTGGACTACCTCGTGGGCTTGGGGTGCAACGCGTTGATGCTGGGGCCCGTGTTCGCCTCCGTAAGCCACGGCTATGACACGCAAGATTTCTACCGCGTGGATCCACGGCTGGGCACCGAAGCTGACATGGATGAATTACTGGCTGCTGCGCAAAGCCGTGGCATCGGGGTCATTTTAGATGGCGTGTTCAACCATGTATCCAACACCTCAAAATACGAAGCTTTAACCACCGGATCTTCCTTTGAAGGCCACGATATTTTAGCGGAGCTAGACCATAACAATCCGGCTGTAGTTGCTCTCGTAGTCGATGTGATGAATTACTGGCTGGATCGTGGCATTGCTGGTTGGCGGCTCGATGCGGTGTATGCCGTTGCTCCCGAATTTTGGGCGAAGGTGTTGCCACAGGTGAGACAACAGCACCCAGATTCCTGGATCTTAGGCGAGATGATCCACGGCGATTATGCGGAATATGTGCAATCTTCAGGCATTGACTCAGTGACTGAATATGAACTGTGGAAGGCAATCTGGAGCAGCATTAAAGAAAGCAATTTCTTTGAATTGGAATGGACTCTAGGAAGGCACAATGAGTTCTTAGAGACCTTTGTGCCACAGACATTTATCGGCAATCATGATGTCACCCGTATTGCCACCCAAATTGGCCAAGAAAAAGCGATTCTTGCTGCAGTAATCCTCTTTACCGTAGGTGGCGTTCCAAGCATTTATTATGGCGATGAACAAGGGTTTACCGGCCTCAAGGAAGAAAATATTGCTGGCGATGATGCCATCAGGCCACCTCTGCCAGCAGAGTTTTCTCCCTTGGGAAAGTGGATCGAGAATATTTATAAAGCCTTGATTGCCATTCGTAGGCAGCACCCTTGGCTGCATCAGGCGCACACCGAGGTCGTAGAGATTGAAAATGAATCCTTGACTTATAAAGCTGTGGGAGCAGAAGGCCAGGAACTGCTGGTGCAGCTAGATCTCCAAGCTGTCTCCGCACGCATTTCTGAAGGAGAGACGGAGCTGTTTAGTTACACAGCTTCTTAGCCGGATAGAGCCATACCGCAGATAGGGTTCATCATTTTTTGGGAGACGGAATTCCTGGCCATTTAAAGGCCTTATATTTCCCAAGGCCTAAAAAATATGTCAGGGGAGCTTAGTTAAGCGCTTAAATGGCGTTCTACGGAGGGGTGTTTTTGGGAGATTGGTGCCTGCTTTTAACGTTTTGTGAGGATTTACCATTTCTTCAGGGGTTGCCCGAAGAAATGGTAAATCCTAACGCGCTACAACAAACGTGCATAAAGCGGCCTGAAAAGTGAGGCTCTGTGTAGCGATTTCAGGAGATAGCAGCTATCGCCAGCTTGGGAACCACATCAGTGAATCGTAGACATAATCGGGAATGACAAAGCCATAAAACAGTGGTGAGAAGGCAATGAACATCATGACCACCACAGAAACATAAATAACTACTGCCATGGAGCCGCGGCTGAGTCCTGTCTTGGTTATTTTTCCGCGTCCCCATAATTCACCACAGGCAAGTGCCAGCATGATGATCGTAAAAGGTACCAACGCAGTGGCGTAGAAGAAGTACATTTGGCGGTCATAAGCAGCAAGCCATGGTAAGAATCCGGCAGCAAAAGCCACCAACGGCACCATATAGGAACGATGCTTGCGGATAAACAGTGACCACAAAGCCCACAAAATAACGGGGACGGTGAGCCACCAGATGGCAGGGGTTCCGAAGAGATAGATCATGCGTCGGCAGGTGCCGCCGATCTCGCAGGAGATGTCTGTGGAGGAGAAATACAGGATGGGTCGGCCGGATACGAGCCATGACCAGGGTTTGGAATCCCAGGGGTGGCTGTGACCACCAGAAGTAGTTAAAGAGCCGTGGAATTCCAACACACTTAGGTGATAGTGCAACCAGCCGGCAATGGATTCTGGAAGTAATTGGAGGGCAGAATCTTCGGGGATGGTGCCATCGGATTGGGCGTGGCGGTAGACGGATGTTTCCGAGGCGAACCATGCGCGCCAGCTCCAGATATAGAGCAGCGCTGGGATCACCACTAAGGATCCAAGAGCTGGGAAAGCATCAAATTTTAAGGTGCCTGCAATATAGCGGCGTACGCCGTAGCGTTTGCGTAGCCAGAGGTCTAAAAATACGCTGGTGAGGCCGAAAAACGCGATGTAGTACAGCCCTGACCATTTCACTGAAAGCGCAAGGCCCAAGAAGATACCAGTGGTGAAACGCCACCAGCGGAAACCGAACCGGGGGCCAAAATCATCGGTGATGTGGCCTATTTCCAAGAGATGATCGTTGAACCGGCGGTGCATTTGTTGGTGGTCTCGGATCAGCGCCCATGCAGCTGCGGTGATGAAGAAGACTTGGAAGATATCCAGCATGCCAAAACGTGCGGAAACCAATAAGACACCGTCGGAAAGCGCGAGGATACCCGCGATGAACGTGACCACGGTGGATCCGCTGAGACGGCGAGTGATCGCCATGATGGCAAAAATGGTCAAGGTGCCAAAGATCGCGGTCATGATGCGCCAGCCCAGGGGAGTGTAGCCAAAGACCCATTCGCCGAGTGCTTCAATTTGTTTGGCCAGTGGTGGGTGGACCACTAATCCATAGCCGGGGTTGGATTCGATACCGCCGGTGATGGGGTTAATCCACGAGCGCACCATGTCCCAGGCTTGGGGAACATAGTGTTTTTCATCAAATACGGGTGTTCCTGATGCAGTTGCGCTGCTCAGGCCAGTAAATCGTGTGACTAAGGCAAATAATGCAATGATCGCCCAGGTATAGGTATCTAGGCGAGTCCACGAAAATTTAGGCGGTGCAGGCGGGAGGGTACCAGCGAACATTCCCTGGTCCCGCCCCTGATCACGAACAGGTAGGGCTTGGCTCACTTGGTTGATTGTAGAGCCTTGGTGGAGTTTTGTGGGAAGCTATATGCATGCATGTTGCTGAATTATCTTTGCCCACTGGAATTATTATCGCGGCTACCCCGCTCGGCAACATTGGAGATGCCTCCCCGCGCCTGGTAGAAGCCCTTGCGAATGCGACTGTTGTGGCGGCGGAGGATACTCGCCGTACGGCTTCTTTGGCGTCTGCCCTGGGAGTGGAAATTAAGGGACAATTGGTCTCCA from the Corynebacterium crudilactis genome contains:
- the mscL gene encoding large conductance mechanosensitive channel protein MscL, which gives rise to MLKGFRDFILRGNVIELAVAVVIGTAFTAIVTAFSDSIINPLIASIGSTDVEGLGFYIRSGNEATFVDFGAVITAAINFLIVAGIVYFILVAPMNKLNEALAKRKGVEEEEEAPASIEAELLTEIRDLLQEQKRLQQ
- a CDS encoding SAF domain-containing protein encodes the protein MDLKKTLTTPSWHRTLVLRRIIASILLGIAALMFVHSLIKQDPQVVVVLQDIAAGSKVEATDIGLREIPSPHLPKNAFTTEDDVIGLVAASTLSSGEIATKPRFVGTELINSVVSNVTEDSLSEEINMVPLTLAEPSVIPLLQHGDTISVVSQDSDSGLPETIAAGGKVILAGGDDPSTILIALPKTIAENVAARSLNTPLAVVLTGDRAHNNIAEE
- a CDS encoding 5-formyltetrahydrofolate cyclo-ligase, which codes for MSQTKQELRVKLLDARANMDEVTRSRENAAIIANVSYYIRSKQPKRIAAYVPVRTEPGGRLLLDALHAATPALILPVSLEDRRLDWALYEGPTSLIPGAFGIQEPSGTRLGPEALNFCDLVIAPALACTPDGVRLGKGGGFYDRALATGVKADIVTLLFNGEIRDDISTEEHDLPVNAIITPAGVRNLGA
- a CDS encoding UTP--glucose-1-phosphate uridylyltransferase, which produces MSLPIDEHVNAVKTVVVPAAGMGTRFLPATKTVPKELLPVVDTPGIELIAAEAADLGATRLAIITAPNKAGVLAHFERFLELEETLTERGKTEQVAKIRRAADLIDAVPVTQEKPLGLGHAVGLAESVLDDDEDVVAVMLPDDLVLPTGVMERMAEVRAKLGGSVLCAVEVAEEDVSKYGIFEIEADTADDDVKKVNGMVEKPATADAPSRFAATGRYLLDRKIFDALRRITPGAGGELQLTDAIDLLIDEGHPVHIVIHKGKRHDLGNPGGYIPACVDFGLSHPVYGPQLKRAIKQILAEHEALDDSQVK
- the glp gene encoding gephyrin-like molybdotransferase Glp; translation: MRSVEQQLSLVTQAAVAPEPVRIAIAEALGLMCAEEVQATRALPGFAQAAIDGYAVRAVDVGGEKSLSQQLPVAPPEKSLPVVGEVAAGSQQPLRLQPKQAVMVHTGAPLPMLADAVLPMAWSDRGRKRVTAQRPVRSGEFVRKEGDDIQPGDIAVSAGAVLGPAQIGLLAAVGRSKVLVYPRPRMSVISVGAELVDIDRQPGLGQVFDVNSYSLAAAGREAGADVYRYGIAAGEPRRIKEIIESQMLRSEIIVITGAVGGSGSADVRQVLSELGEIDTERVAMHPGSVQGFGLLGENKTPCFLLPSNPLASLVIFETFVRPLVRMSLGKSNAARRVVRARALNHVVSVAGRKGFIRSRLMRDAETQDYLVEALGGATGAPSHLLAGLSEANGMIRIPEDVTEIRPGDVVDVIFLAQGR
- a CDS encoding GNAT family N-acetyltransferase; this translates as MRNAPSVPTHFRHPGWPESTPTVTLPDGGVLRLRPLKRRDFRAWSDLRMRDKEFLKPVEPTVPTSWREAHSRLAWWDNVSYLLKAARQGTVVPLVIELDGRFVGQLTIGNIQHGGISDAWIGYWVSSTVTGRGIATAACALGVDHAFRRIGLHRLTATYLPSNPASGKVLAHSGFREEGYLIRNLHIDGKWMDHHFVAVLADEYSITAVERLTREGRLRR
- the glpR gene encoding gephyrin-like molybdotransferase receptor GlpR; the encoded protein is MSGFLVIGLIVVVWLVVLAPLLLRGQKPIVKAGEAFDDTRVISEGGSNIPAPRRLGVSPDHADEDEESDELVDDYEIVDSPSIFRPRKEERFEEDLDADMEMDDDIEVSLEDEEYVEPAPVVEVSQEWNVEEHYDLDDAHTTPLDQLHPAARARAYEDYRSEEQAQPVAEEYESDSELTEEDVAFAARRRGRGYYDPEADREFAASQYIRRQRTLLGLVAAVVITVILGFVFGGGVWALTAIAAASTVVYLMALRSQVRAENELRARRIRRLRRSRMGVRSPEDLPSRLRRPGAVVLEIDDESPDFEGLATVSLAEETHYQEPGRNVRHLGQRRVS
- a CDS encoding CynX/NimT family MFS transporter: MPRTATKLKVFTFLAVLVAAFNLRSAIVSVGAVLDELVQAFDASGAIAGIITAIPGIAFGIFGVAAVPLAKKIGLSGALTSGMVVGLIGLAIRPWVGDIWAFIFLTGFVVMGIAIANILLPAWIKLHGGKNTVALMTVYTTVLGVGSTLGPLSTLLFNGSDAWRWAIFIWVIPAALQVVIWLPMWWNKKYDFPAQTVTIGSVAKIWTSPTAFFIMLFFGLQSMNAYIQMGWLPKIFIDAGVSPAHASIGLSIVGIMGIVGGITMPFAIARTRNKNLVWFPVVFGISMFLGYVGTWLWPAQGWFLWSFFLGFGGLCFPMAIALIPARTRDPRITASLSGFAQPVGYILAALGPLAVGAIYQALGSWSEILIGLALGTIVLSIVGFRAARNLMVDDELAIPN
- a CDS encoding DoxX family protein; translated protein: MDKPVVRDAALLIFRAVIGVIFVAHGWEKLFISGVTQATGQFSAWGVPQPKLSVWIASIAELLGGAFLVVGLLTTFVAGALALLIAAAIYFVHLSSGFFTVDNGIEFPLLIIVSLLMIVVFGSGRASVDGVLTRG
- a CDS encoding zf-HC2 domain-containing protein — protein: MVDCSAIQAALSAKLDGEPPGLEDTVIEAHLANCEECRNYYNRAAELNRMLNFCVAEPRTLTPPDLSAIILAEVEPEWRKHANARVIGAMLSRVVLVILGVAYLAWGVIQLGDTTSISVQEDPLTSRLVAEAVAFRFGLAVGLFFAAWKPRIIAGLLPVFATMWTFSAGFAARDLVFGVADSQTGWSLALLLISTVVLALAWVNSFGTGVFRRTWNSLNATPA
- a CDS encoding alpha-amylase family protein, with amino-acid sequence MSFAEHAIIWQVYPLGALGAPIRPEAPEPVTHRLPNLASWLDYLVGLGCNALMLGPVFASVSHGYDTQDFYRVDPRLGTEADMDELLAAAQSRGIGVILDGVFNHVSNTSKYEALTTGSSFEGHDILAELDHNNPAVVALVVDVMNYWLDRGIAGWRLDAVYAVAPEFWAKVLPQVRQQHPDSWILGEMIHGDYAEYVQSSGIDSVTEYELWKAIWSSIKESNFFELEWTLGRHNEFLETFVPQTFIGNHDVTRIATQIGQEKAILAAVILFTVGGVPSIYYGDEQGFTGLKEENIAGDDAIRPPLPAEFSPLGKWIENIYKALIAIRRQHPWLHQAHTEVVEIENESLTYKAVGAEGQELLVQLDLQAVSARISEGETELFSYTAS